From the genome of Rhizobium sp. NXC24, one region includes:
- a CDS encoding TetR/AcrR family transcriptional regulator, with protein MAQKISPERRVQIGKEKRARTRATILSAAFDLLGRPHGRSTRIEEVCLAAVVSRGTFYNYFSDIDELFEVLTYEMSHEFNIAVQELMQTLPNCAMRVALAIRYYLHRARQDRSWGWAMVNLSGVGPIFGTDTFQYATASVQEGVSSGEFQVQSVTIGRDMMIGTVLASMTTLLREEQEEDYPEKVVRQILSAFCVPASIIDVCVAIELLKLPLQRP; from the coding sequence ATGGCGCAAAAAATAAGCCCCGAACGGCGCGTTCAGATCGGTAAGGAGAAGCGTGCTCGTACCCGAGCGACCATTCTCTCGGCAGCCTTTGACCTGCTCGGCCGGCCACACGGACGGTCGACGCGTATTGAAGAAGTGTGTCTAGCCGCCGTCGTTTCGCGGGGGACCTTTTATAACTATTTTTCCGACATCGACGAACTCTTCGAGGTGCTCACCTACGAGATGAGCCATGAGTTCAATATTGCGGTGCAGGAACTCATGCAAACACTTCCCAATTGTGCAATGCGTGTCGCGCTGGCCATCCGCTATTACCTGCATCGCGCGCGTCAGGATCGTTCCTGGGGCTGGGCGATGGTGAATCTGTCTGGTGTTGGGCCTATTTTCGGTACGGATACGTTTCAATACGCAACGGCCTCTGTTCAAGAGGGCGTCAGCTCAGGTGAATTCCAAGTGCAAAGCGTCACAATCGGGCGGGACATGATGATTGGAACCGTGCTCGCATCGATGACAACGCTCCTCCGGGAGGAGCAGGAAGAGGATTATCCTGAAAAAGTTGTCCGTCAGATTCTGTCCGCCTTCTGCGTGCCGGCTTCCATCATCGACGTCTGCGTAGCAATTGAATTGCTCAAGCTGCCACTCCAACGGCCTTAA
- a CDS encoding methylenetetrahydrofolate reductase has protein sequence MMQNVEIAEASVGEPEALPHATLFDSFSIEITGKDTAALQGASHLLAPATSVSIASIPGESHDARVAAAVTARRLGFQPVPHISARRILSTAELDALLARFIREADVHSLFVVAGDPDVPMGPYGDSLALIRSGLLSKYGIRKIGIAGYPEGHPKINSPMLFDVLREKHDLLTAAGLEYDITTQFSFDAEPVIGWIERIRKLGITAPIRIGVPGPASVKTLLRFATICGVGASAKVMTKYGLSIGKLLNTAGPDVFVSELIRRLAPAALGTVRLHFYPFGGVGKTAEWIRDFPSNQR, from the coding sequence ATGATGCAAAATGTAGAGATAGCGGAAGCCTCAGTTGGGGAACCCGAGGCGCTACCGCATGCTACGCTATTTGACAGTTTTTCCATCGAGATCACCGGGAAGGATACTGCCGCGCTGCAAGGCGCGAGCCACCTGTTGGCGCCCGCGACAAGTGTGTCAATTGCTTCTATTCCCGGTGAAAGCCACGACGCACGAGTTGCCGCAGCGGTCACTGCGAGACGATTAGGGTTTCAGCCGGTACCGCACATTTCCGCCAGACGCATCCTCTCAACTGCGGAGCTTGATGCTCTATTGGCGCGATTTATCAGGGAGGCGGACGTCCACAGCCTGTTTGTGGTGGCCGGAGATCCTGACGTGCCCATGGGGCCATATGGGGACTCTTTGGCCCTTATCCGCTCAGGATTATTGTCAAAGTACGGCATCAGGAAAATCGGCATCGCCGGATATCCCGAAGGCCACCCCAAGATCAATAGCCCGATGCTTTTCGACGTGCTGCGGGAAAAACATGACCTCCTTACAGCCGCTGGACTGGAATATGACATAACGACCCAGTTTTCTTTCGATGCCGAACCCGTCATCGGGTGGATCGAACGCATTCGCAAGCTGGGCATAACAGCTCCCATACGCATTGGTGTTCCGGGTCCCGCCAGTGTGAAAACCCTGTTGCGTTTCGCAACGATCTGCGGCGTGGGAGCGTCCGCTAAGGTCATGACAAAATATGGGCTTTCAATTGGGAAGCTGCTAAATACGGCCGGTCCCGACGTGTTTGTGAGCGAGTTGATAAGAAGGCTCGCTCCCGCCGCGCTCGGCACAGTGCGCTTGCATTTCTATCCATTTGGCGGCGTTGGGAAAACGGCCGAGTGGATCCGCGATTTTCCGTCAAATCAAAGATAA
- a CDS encoding aminomethyltransferase family protein, with amino-acid sequence MNIASSTGLQSLESIVNHAGGPVKLLRGSNIGPYTFPVIPAEFTNWRDEVRSWKDSVALLELSYHMTELHLRGPDGVKFLSTLATNKLNPFPVLRGKQLVLVGHDGYMIGDAIVFREEEEFLRIVGAPFASDWIQYNAEITEMNVTAVRDDNFSVRSGTRDVFRIQVQGPNALALVREVSNGTLPDIKFFSIGEFQIAGHTVRALRHGMAGEPGFEIYGPWDIQQDVRAALDEVGQKYGMRKIGAMAYSTTAQESGWMPMPLPAIYHSPEMKPYREWLNQYFLESVGSLGGSFLSDNIEDYYVDPVEVGYRSLIDFDHDFIGKEALRARLAHPKRTKVTLEWNNDDVMACMNSSLTDPNNGGMFMKMPNPMYATFQSDAVMRGGKHAGISQWLAFSANANRLISLALVELEHAEPGTELTVLWGEPNSQRLPVGKNQHREIRATVAPAPYFDKVIKTRHQ; translated from the coding sequence ATGAACATTGCATCGAGCACGGGACTTCAGAGCTTGGAGTCCATTGTCAATCATGCCGGAGGACCGGTAAAATTACTTCGTGGGTCCAACATTGGGCCTTACACGTTCCCCGTTATCCCAGCGGAATTTACAAACTGGCGTGACGAGGTAAGGTCTTGGAAGGATAGCGTAGCTCTGCTCGAGCTCTCCTATCATATGACGGAACTGCATCTTCGTGGACCAGATGGGGTTAAATTTCTTTCGACGCTGGCGACCAATAAGCTCAATCCCTTCCCAGTGTTGCGCGGCAAGCAGTTGGTGCTGGTTGGCCACGATGGCTACATGATCGGCGACGCGATTGTCTTCCGGGAGGAAGAGGAATTCCTGCGTATCGTCGGCGCACCATTTGCCAGCGACTGGATCCAGTACAATGCTGAAATCACTGAAATGAACGTCACCGCGGTACGGGATGACAACTTCTCGGTCCGTTCGGGGACGCGCGATGTTTTCCGCATCCAAGTCCAGGGGCCGAACGCGCTAGCCTTGGTACGTGAAGTGTCGAACGGCACGCTGCCGGACATTAAGTTCTTTAGCATTGGCGAATTCCAGATCGCCGGCCACACGGTTCGCGCACTGCGCCACGGCATGGCCGGAGAGCCTGGATTCGAGATATACGGACCATGGGATATTCAGCAGGACGTTCGCGCCGCGCTTGACGAAGTCGGGCAAAAATACGGAATGCGCAAGATCGGAGCGATGGCCTATTCGACCACGGCTCAGGAATCCGGCTGGATGCCGATGCCCCTTCCGGCCATCTATCATAGCCCCGAAATGAAGCCCTATCGCGAATGGCTGAACCAGTATTTCTTGGAGTCGGTCGGCTCACTTGGCGGCAGCTTCCTCTCCGACAACATCGAGGATTACTACGTCGATCCGGTCGAAGTCGGCTATCGGTCGCTAATCGACTTTGACCACGATTTTATCGGAAAGGAAGCCCTGCGAGCTCGGCTTGCTCATCCGAAACGCACCAAGGTAACTCTCGAGTGGAACAACGACGACGTCATGGCGTGCATGAATTCGTCGCTGACCGATCCTAACAACGGTGGCATGTTCATGAAAATGCCAAATCCTATGTATGCGACCTTTCAATCGGATGCCGTCATGAGGGGCGGCAAACATGCAGGCATTTCGCAGTGGCTTGCATTTTCTGCCAATGCCAACCGGCTCATTTCACTAGCTCTCGTCGAGCTTGAGCATGCGGAGCCCGGCACGGAACTTACTGTGCTTTGGGGGGAGCCGAATTCCCAGCGCCTGCCCGTCGGCAAGAACCAGCATCGGGAAATTCGCGCCACGGTCGCACCGGCTCCGTATTTTGATAAGGTTATAAAGACCCGCCATCAGTGA
- a CDS encoding MBL fold metallo-hydrolase, producing the protein MSQAETKPRTIGQQETKMRLDNASQPVKTGPDDLVPSRYAVRIGEIDVLVVSDGVLPLPTTMLGHNAEAADRAAWLNDMFLPPDAFDWSLNVVLVRSGGKTILIDAGLGLDPNLNLPRAGQLIKRLESAGIDLASVTDVVLTHMHMDHIGGLLVEGVKDRLRPDLRIHVATAEVKFWEAPDFSHVAMPPGFPDALRATAKRFAEEYRSHFRLFDDEYEVAPGVIVHRTGGHTPGHSVVRLASGGDRLTFAGDAVFAVGFEHPDWYNGFEHDPEEAARVRVRLLTELAATGEQLVATHLPFPSVGRVAVDGDHFRWVPVFWDY; encoded by the coding sequence ATGTCGCAGGCAGAAACAAAACCCCGCACGATTGGTCAGCAGGAAACAAAGATGAGATTGGATAACGCATCTCAACCCGTCAAAACGGGCCCCGATGATCTGGTTCCGTCGCGCTATGCGGTGCGGATCGGCGAGATTGACGTACTGGTGGTCAGCGACGGGGTGCTACCGCTCCCGACCACGATGCTGGGACATAATGCCGAGGCGGCCGACCGCGCGGCCTGGCTGAACGATATGTTCCTGCCGCCGGACGCTTTCGACTGGTCGCTGAACGTAGTCCTGGTACGCAGCGGTGGGAAGACCATCCTCATCGACGCCGGGCTCGGGTTGGATCCGAACTTGAACCTGCCGCGGGCTGGTCAGTTGATCAAGCGATTGGAGTCCGCCGGTATCGATCTTGCATCCGTGACTGACGTGGTGCTGACCCATATGCATATGGACCACATCGGCGGCCTCCTCGTCGAGGGGGTGAAGGATCGCCTGCGTCCGGACCTGCGAATCCACGTGGCTACCGCCGAGGTCAAGTTTTGGGAGGCGCCCGACTTCAGCCATGTCGCCATGCCGCCAGGCTTTCCGGACGCGCTTCGGGCAACGGCAAAGCGCTTCGCAGAAGAGTACCGCAGCCATTTCCGGCTGTTTGATGATGAATACGAGGTGGCACCAGGGGTGATCGTCCATCGCACCGGCGGCCACACCCCCGGCCACAGTGTAGTCCGCCTGGCATCCGGCGGAGATCGGCTGACATTTGCCGGCGACGCCGTATTCGCGGTCGGCTTCGAACATCCCGACTGGTACAACGGCTTCGAACATGACCCCGAAGAGGCCGCCCGCGTCCGCGTCCGTCTTTTGACAGAGCTGGCGGCGACCGGCGAACAGTTGGTGGCTACACACCTGCCATTCCCGTCCGTCGGCCGGGTGGCGGTCGATGGCGATCACTTTCGTTGGGTGCCGGTCTTCTGGGACTACTGA
- a CDS encoding TIM barrel protein, with protein sequence MQDMLIFQSLWAMERRSAKYPELSLEENLDKIAAAGFDGISAHWSDRDVVRRVAGLLRHHGLQAEGQCFPKTIDDLKPVLEIASECNVHHLCLQPDVRLRRLEDCLPLLEGWQRLGEEAGIDVLIETHRDRMTTDLFFTLDLLDRFPDLPLLGDVSHFLVGREFAWPVSDENHALIRRILDNSWAFHGRVASREQVQIEISFPHHRPWVDLFLGWWEYGFSSWRKRAGSDDVLTFTCELGPKPYAITGRDGEDTTDRWEESLLLMQEVRALWARTAG encoded by the coding sequence ATGCAGGACATGCTCATATTCCAGTCGCTTTGGGCCATGGAGCGACGCAGCGCGAAATATCCGGAGCTCTCCCTCGAAGAGAATTTGGACAAGATCGCAGCGGCTGGCTTCGACGGCATCAGTGCCCATTGGTCCGATCGCGACGTTGTCCGCCGGGTTGCCGGCCTGCTCAGGCATCATGGTTTGCAGGCTGAAGGGCAATGCTTTCCGAAGACTATCGACGACCTGAAGCCGGTGCTTGAGATCGCCTCCGAATGCAATGTGCATCACCTCTGCCTGCAGCCCGACGTGCGGTTACGGCGCCTGGAGGATTGCCTTCCCTTGCTTGAGGGCTGGCAGCGGTTGGGCGAGGAGGCCGGCATCGATGTCCTCATCGAGACACACCGCGACCGTATGACGACCGATCTATTCTTCACGCTCGATCTGCTCGATCGCTTTCCGGATTTGCCGCTTTTGGGGGATGTCTCTCATTTTCTCGTCGGCCGGGAATTCGCCTGGCCGGTATCCGACGAAAACCATGCGCTCATCCGCCGGATACTCGATAATTCCTGGGCCTTCCACGGCCGGGTCGCCTCGCGTGAGCAGGTCCAGATCGAAATCTCCTTTCCGCATCATCGGCCCTGGGTCGATCTTTTTCTCGGCTGGTGGGAATACGGCTTCAGTAGCTGGCGAAAACGCGCAGGCAGCGACGATGTCCTCACTTTCACCTGCGAGTTAGGACCGAAGCCCTATGCGATCACGGGAAGGGATGGCGAGGACACCACGGACCGATGGGAGGAATCTCTTCTTTTGATGCAGGAGGTGCGTGCGCTCTGGGCAAGAACTGCCGGCTGA
- a CDS encoding sugar ABC transporter substrate-binding protein gives MLKFLGASALVLVLSSRAYAADRIGVSMGYLTTNFQTLIANGMQDYAKTKGIDLQVEDAANDVNKQLDQVRNFAAGGVSAIIVDPVDSDGTPAMSKIAEAAGIPLIYVNIQPTDLTSLGKKQAFVGSNETESGTLQTKEVCRMLGGKGDIVIMIGDLTSQAARQRTADVHDVLKSGECGGIKVLREQVGNWSRVDGADLVSNWLTSGLKFDAVIANNDEMALGAIAAIKNAGGSTDKTLVAGIDATPDALQAMKAGDLKVTVFQDAKAQGRGAVDTAVKAIKGDQIDREVWIPFKLVTNQNMVQFEHLN, from the coding sequence ATGCTGAAATTTCTTGGCGCAAGTGCGCTGGTGCTCGTGCTGTCGTCGCGAGCCTATGCCGCCGATCGGATCGGCGTTTCGATGGGCTATCTGACGACCAATTTTCAAACCCTGATCGCCAACGGCATGCAGGACTACGCCAAGACCAAAGGCATCGATCTGCAGGTGGAAGACGCCGCCAACGACGTCAACAAGCAGTTGGATCAGGTGCGAAACTTCGCGGCCGGCGGCGTCTCGGCCATCATCGTTGATCCTGTGGATTCCGACGGCACACCGGCAATGAGCAAGATCGCAGAAGCGGCAGGCATTCCGCTGATCTATGTCAATATACAGCCGACCGATTTGACGAGCCTTGGCAAGAAGCAGGCCTTCGTGGGATCGAACGAAACAGAATCTGGAACGCTGCAGACCAAGGAAGTCTGTCGCATGCTGGGTGGAAAGGGCGACATCGTCATCATGATCGGCGACCTCACCAGCCAAGCCGCCCGACAGAGGACTGCGGACGTGCATGACGTCTTGAAGTCCGGTGAGTGCGGCGGCATCAAGGTCCTTCGCGAGCAGGTCGGCAACTGGAGCCGTGTCGACGGCGCCGACCTTGTTTCGAACTGGCTGACCAGCGGCCTGAAATTCGATGCCGTGATCGCCAACAATGACGAGATGGCGCTTGGCGCGATTGCCGCGATCAAGAACGCCGGCGGCTCAACGGACAAGACCCTCGTTGCGGGCATCGACGCCACGCCCGACGCTCTTCAGGCGATGAAGGCCGGCGACCTCAAGGTCACCGTGTTCCAGGATGCCAAGGCGCAGGGTCGAGGCGCTGTCGACACCGCGGTGAAGGCTATCAAGGGTGACCAGATCGACAGGGAAGTCTGGATCCCTTTCAAGCTGGTGACGAACCAGAACATGGTCCAGTTCGAGCATCTCAACTGA
- a CDS encoding sterol desaturase family protein, translating into MDDTLYGTRDKRGDWKPNKLLKYPPVFIWPAQPAAFLKWFFGYPGYLMPWNAVYAVVATLLWFYATPSMETMKTLEPGWIAYLLARNATLVFLFFGAFHLRLYMQKKQGTSFKYNGKWPSKNNSAFLFSNQTIDNVIWTFASAVPLWTAFEVLTLWAFANGIIPYVDFAEHPVYCTVIMLLIPAFRDLHFYLVHRLIHWPPLYHAVHKLHHNNGNPGPWSGLAMHPVEHLLYFSGALIHWIVPSNPIHALFHLTHAALAPAPGHAGFDKIVIADDAAIDTHAYDHYLHHKFFECNYADGVIPLDKWFGTFHDGSKEAEDRMNRRFMERARKYAEKQARSSETPS; encoded by the coding sequence ATGGATGACACGCTCTACGGCACGCGCGACAAACGAGGGGACTGGAAGCCCAACAAGCTTCTCAAATATCCTCCTGTCTTCATCTGGCCGGCCCAGCCGGCCGCCTTCCTGAAATGGTTCTTTGGATATCCGGGCTATCTCATGCCCTGGAACGCCGTCTATGCTGTCGTCGCAACGCTGCTGTGGTTCTATGCGACACCCTCGATGGAGACGATGAAGACCCTTGAGCCGGGCTGGATCGCCTATCTTCTCGCGCGCAATGCCACCCTCGTCTTCCTGTTCTTCGGTGCGTTTCATTTGCGGCTTTACATGCAGAAGAAGCAGGGCACGAGTTTCAAATATAACGGCAAGTGGCCGTCCAAAAACAATTCGGCATTTCTCTTCAGCAATCAGACCATCGACAATGTGATCTGGACATTCGCAAGCGCGGTCCCGCTTTGGACTGCCTTCGAAGTCCTGACCCTATGGGCTTTCGCGAACGGCATCATTCCCTATGTCGATTTCGCCGAACATCCGGTTTACTGCACTGTGATCATGCTTTTGATCCCGGCATTCCGCGACCTGCATTTCTATCTGGTCCATCGCCTCATTCACTGGCCGCCGCTCTATCATGCCGTTCACAAGCTGCATCATAACAATGGCAACCCCGGCCCGTGGTCTGGCCTTGCGATGCACCCCGTAGAGCATCTGCTGTATTTCTCGGGCGCGCTCATCCATTGGATCGTACCCTCCAATCCGATCCATGCCCTCTTCCATCTGACCCATGCAGCCCTCGCGCCAGCCCCTGGCCATGCGGGCTTCGATAAGATCGTGATCGCAGACGATGCCGCCATCGACACCCACGCCTACGACCACTACCTGCATCACAAGTTCTTCGAGTGCAATTACGCCGACGGTGTCATCCCGCTCGACAAGTGGTTCGGCACGTTCCATGACGGCTCGAAAGAGGCCGAAGACCGCATGAACAGACGCTTTATGGAGCGGGCACGAAAATACGCCGAAAAGCAAGCGCGCAGCTCTGAAACCCCGAGCTAG
- a CDS encoding nucleotidyl transferase AbiEii/AbiGii toxin family protein codes for MIKYAESKWADLFDQATSIIDQANREFNLIDSWTFGGGTALMLQIDHRESFDVDIFVQDPQLLPYLNPQTQGYELDISPDG; via the coding sequence TTGATTAAATACGCTGAAAGCAAATGGGCCGATCTCTTTGACCAGGCCACCAGCATCATCGACCAAGCAAACCGCGAATTCAACTTAATCGACAGTTGGACCTTTGGGGGCGGTACGGCGCTGATGCTCCAGATCGATCACCGCGAAAGCTTTGACGTCGACATCTTCGTTCAAGATCCGCAACTTTTGCCGTATCTCAATCCGCAGACACAGGGATATGAACTCGATATCAGCCCGGACGGATAG
- a CDS encoding LacI family DNA-binding transcriptional regulator has translation MKKARLVDIAAAAGVGIATVERVLNERGGVKPQTAEKVVLAAKRLGYKGVIPNLYRGTIRIEVILVRPESPFFSRLNRAFERIAASLDSSIAVHRTFVEENDPEKFAAHISNSAIRRHALIVVGLDHPKIRQSLDHARSAGIEVVQIVSYTSGRDDVFVGIDNYAAGRTAGFYMSRMLRPAAGSIVAICHSWAYQIHKERIRGFSDYLAAHGNPAHQFSEVIFGLDDDVRSAELLRQALRRGTDIAGIYNAGGANLGVGSVLQRYQQQEKREFIWITHELNDETRRFIVSGLMTLVLDQAPETQARRALDTVLSRLGVIDVPVSRDPVPFLTYTAENIVVK, from the coding sequence ATGAAGAAAGCTCGCTTGGTCGATATTGCGGCCGCCGCAGGCGTCGGCATTGCAACCGTCGAGCGCGTTCTTAATGAGCGAGGAGGGGTCAAGCCCCAGACGGCAGAGAAGGTGGTGCTGGCCGCCAAGCGGCTGGGATATAAAGGGGTGATCCCGAATCTCTATCGCGGAACGATCCGCATCGAGGTCATCCTTGTGAGACCTGAGTCGCCGTTCTTCAGCAGGCTCAATCGCGCATTTGAACGGATTGCCGCCTCATTGGACAGCTCGATTGCCGTTCACAGAACCTTCGTCGAGGAGAACGATCCCGAGAAGTTTGCCGCCCATATATCCAACAGCGCTATCCGCCGCCACGCCCTGATTGTTGTCGGCCTCGACCATCCGAAAATCAGGCAGAGCCTTGATCACGCCCGTAGTGCCGGCATAGAAGTCGTCCAGATCGTTTCCTACACGTCCGGCAGGGACGATGTGTTCGTGGGCATCGATAATTACGCGGCCGGACGAACCGCGGGCTTCTATATGTCCCGAATGCTTCGACCGGCGGCGGGAAGCATCGTCGCCATCTGTCATAGCTGGGCCTATCAAATTCATAAGGAGCGCATTCGCGGTTTTTCCGATTACCTCGCCGCCCACGGCAACCCGGCGCATCAGTTTTCGGAGGTTATATTCGGCCTGGATGACGATGTGAGATCCGCCGAATTGCTGAGACAGGCGTTACGTCGCGGGACGGATATCGCCGGCATCTACAATGCCGGCGGCGCCAATCTCGGTGTTGGATCGGTTCTTCAGCGCTATCAGCAGCAGGAAAAGAGGGAGTTCATCTGGATCACACATGAACTCAACGACGAAACGCGCCGCTTCATCGTTTCAGGGCTGATGACGCTTGTTTTGGATCAAGCTCCGGAAACCCAGGCGAGACGCGCATTGGACACCGTTCTTTCGAGATTGGGTGTCATCGACGTGCCTGTTAGCCGGGATCCGGTTCCGTTCCTGACGTATACGGCGGAAAATATCGTAGTCAAATAG
- a CDS encoding MocE family 2Fe-2S type ferredoxin, with product MTTWIDACAPDDIDQEDVLRFDHAGRTFAIYRSPDDEYFATDGLCTHEKIHLSDGLVMDDIIECPKHNGRFSYKTGEARGAPVCINLRTYAVKLEGDRIMIEIGA from the coding sequence ATGACGACATGGATCGACGCGTGTGCACCCGACGATATCGATCAGGAGGACGTCCTCCGGTTTGATCACGCCGGACGAACATTCGCGATCTACCGAAGCCCGGATGACGAATATTTCGCGACCGACGGGCTGTGCACCCATGAAAAGATTCACCTGTCCGACGGGCTTGTCATGGATGACATTATCGAGTGTCCAAAACACAATGGACGCTTCAGCTACAAGACGGGAGAGGCTCGTGGTGCGCCGGTATGCATCAATCTGAGAACCTATGCGGTCAAGCTGGAAGGCGATCGCATCATGATCGAAATCGGCGCATGA
- a CDS encoding FAD-dependent oxidoreductase — protein MFAGPEVFQHGFDVCVVGAGPVGIAAALELSRRGMRTLLIEAGPKQSKRPERNETGFDIDDDIYHAADQVTSATGLGGTSERWGGQCVELDDIDFEARDYVAHSGWPIAHEKISPFYQRARSLLSSNVTGERSDPDSETDFPASRESWTRIRNTAKANRAELTSSQNLFVILDARVKALGFDPVQGRLHSISIGCRGGSYKVCAEHYVLACGGRGNTRLLLNLQVAYPQLFGGSDGPLGRFYMGHLAGQIAQIEFTTKEHAERYLFKRTSTGTFVCNRFQPGPKLQRTLKLPNIAFWPTNRRAAFGEADAALSLLYLWNSKKAVVHKATWGEADRSRYYNVLQNVLRHPIGATFSALELLRQKYGVAEPYLVLRRPDLKYGLRYHGEQIPSSSNRAFLKPEQDADGQFKLEVSFRYLPQDISGTLNAHLALDRWLKERKIGKLIFDTAPEHLEEHIDAQAKDGYHQIGLTKMGVDRKHAVVNHNCRIIDIDNLYVAGSCIFPTSGQANPTLPAVAFAVRLADHLVTEIRRQSTPAALTMSSRLEPKVASSLSVPRSIC, from the coding sequence ATGTTTGCGGGTCCAGAGGTGTTTCAGCACGGCTTTGACGTGTGCGTTGTGGGCGCAGGTCCGGTCGGTATTGCCGCTGCGCTGGAATTGAGCAGACGCGGCATGCGAACGCTGCTTATCGAAGCCGGCCCGAAACAATCGAAACGGCCCGAACGAAACGAAACAGGTTTCGATATAGACGACGACATCTATCACGCTGCGGACCAGGTTACCTCGGCCACCGGACTTGGCGGCACGTCCGAACGATGGGGTGGGCAATGCGTTGAGCTGGACGATATAGACTTCGAAGCAAGGGATTATGTCGCACACTCCGGCTGGCCTATTGCTCACGAAAAGATTTCCCCGTTCTATCAGCGCGCGCGGTCTCTTTTGAGTAGCAACGTCACCGGCGAGCGATCGGACCCGGACTCGGAGACTGATTTTCCGGCATCCCGGGAAAGCTGGACACGCATACGCAACACAGCGAAGGCTAACAGGGCTGAGCTCACCTCTTCGCAGAACCTCTTCGTCATCCTGGACGCGAGGGTCAAAGCTCTGGGGTTCGACCCCGTGCAAGGACGACTACATTCCATATCGATTGGCTGCCGCGGTGGCTCGTACAAGGTATGCGCTGAGCATTATGTGCTGGCCTGCGGCGGCAGGGGCAATACCCGGCTGCTGCTGAACCTTCAGGTCGCGTATCCGCAATTGTTCGGCGGAAGCGACGGGCCGCTCGGGCGCTTCTACATGGGACACCTCGCCGGACAGATCGCGCAGATCGAATTCACCACCAAGGAGCATGCCGAACGGTATCTTTTTAAGCGCACATCCACCGGAACCTTCGTGTGTAACCGGTTTCAACCTGGCCCCAAATTGCAACGGACACTCAAACTGCCGAATATCGCCTTTTGGCCGACGAACCGGAGGGCCGCTTTCGGTGAGGCCGACGCAGCGCTCTCGCTGCTATATCTCTGGAACAGTAAGAAGGCGGTCGTCCACAAAGCGACGTGGGGCGAGGCCGATCGATCCCGTTACTATAACGTGCTGCAGAATGTCCTGCGCCATCCGATTGGCGCGACCTTTTCCGCGTTGGAGTTGCTTCGCCAAAAATACGGCGTCGCTGAGCCATATCTTGTGCTCCGCAGACCTGACCTCAAATACGGGCTTCGCTACCACGGGGAGCAAATTCCAAGCAGTTCAAACCGCGCCTTCCTCAAGCCCGAGCAAGATGCGGATGGCCAGTTCAAGCTCGAGGTCTCGTTCCGATATTTACCTCAGGATATCAGCGGCACGCTCAACGCGCATCTTGCCCTTGATCGATGGCTCAAGGAGCGCAAAATAGGCAAGCTGATCTTCGACACAGCACCCGAACACCTTGAAGAGCATATCGATGCCCAAGCCAAGGACGGCTACCATCAGATCGGCTTGACCAAGATGGGCGTCGACCGCAAGCACGCCGTCGTCAATCACAACTGTCGCATCATCGACATCGACAACCTCTATGTCGCCGGAAGCTGCATTTTTCCCACGTCCGGACAAGCTAACCCCACGCTTCCAGCCGTCGCCTTCGCCGTCAGGCTCGCTGACCATCTCGTTACCGAGATCCGCCGTCAAAGCACGCCGGCGGCTTTGACGATGAGCAGCCGCCTGGAGCCCAAAGTGGCATCGTCTCTAAGCGTCCCGCGAAGCATTTGCTGA